The following proteins come from a genomic window of Maniola hyperantus chromosome 8, iAphHyp1.2, whole genome shotgun sequence:
- the SpdS gene encoding spermidine synthase, producing MDTLKKNWFSESCELWPGSTFSFEVKEVLHDERSDFQLIQVYDTPSLGRVLVLDGIIQCTQKDEFSYQEMISFLPLCCHRNPEKVLIVGGGDGGVARDVAKHPQVKEIVQVEIDAKVIEVSKKYLSFMAVGFDSKKLTLHVGDGFEFMKNHSKEFDVIITDSSDPVGPAVNLFQENYFALMKSALKPNGIVCSQAGTYWDNMELVKNTLRFCRNQFPVAAYASTSVPTYPCGQIGFVIGSLDANVDLKNPVTRFTLEQIKNMDLKYYNTDIHKAAFALPAFVSYEIDA from the exons ATGGATACATTAAAGAAGAACTGGTTTTCGGAGTCGTGTGAGCTGTGGCCAGGGAGTACATTCTCGTTTGAAGTGAAGGAGGTGCTGCATGATGAGCGGTCAGACTTCCAGCTGATCCAGGTGTACGACACTCCCAGCCTGGGTCGCGTGCTGGTGCTGGATGGCATCATACAGTGCACGCAGAAAGACGAATTCTCTTACCAG GAGATGATATCATTCCTGCCACTGTGCTGCCACCGCAACCCAGAGAAAGTGCTGATAGTGGGCGGGGGGGACGGCGGCGTCGCGCGGGACGTCGCCAAACACCCCCAAGTCAAGGAGATTGTACAG GTAGAAATCGACGCAAAAGTCATCGAAGTATCAAAAAAGTACCTCTCATTCATGGCCGTGGGCTTCGACAGCAAAAAGCTTACACTACATGTGGGGGACGGATTCGAATTCATGAAAAACCACAGCAAAGAGTTTGACGTCATCATAACCGACAGCAGCGACCCCGTCGGCCCAGCGGTCAACCTATTCCAAGAAAACTACTTCGCCTTAATGAAAAGCGCCTTAAAACCAAATGGCATCGTTTGTTCCCAAGCGGGCACATATTGGGACAATATGGAATTAGTCAAAAATACCCTCAGATTCTGTAGGAACCAGTTCCCCGTAGCTGCGTACGCGTCTACGTCCGTACCGACATATCCTTGCGGTCAAATCGGTTTCGTCATCGGTTCCTTAGATGCAAATGTCGACCTTAAGAACCCGGTGACACGGTTCACTCTTGAACAAATAAAGAATATGGACTTGAAATATTACAATACGGATATTCATAAAGCGGCGTTTGCGCTGCCCGCGTTCGTAAGTTATGAAATCGATGCGTAG
- the LOC117984446 gene encoding uncharacterized protein — translation MYHKALVIGTLNWISLSWGYLQGQMAGMIGSLQKNEDGIGLSEGQIALLGAFMNLCSIVGLLCLSVISEKLGRRWCLIIASLPLIINWIVLFYAKTFEALMLSRFLGGIAFGLLWSMSAAGSSEYVSYKTRALSLNFVLMVVPSFGIGLGHVLGLLFHWRTTALIGIVLSSVHVVLPYFWVESPHWLASKGRFEECEQVFRKLHGNKSSNEHELLLLIKLETKKQKAANVMNTNNSYRKVLQMLKKKYFWHLMIMTGAIYAYYAAAGKVIFTNLATVILEQMTGTSDVLLYTLVVDGFTFVGTCISCFLIKKMSIRALLFSSGLISNGILIALSACLYLKNNEVYFQWINVLLLAMYFIVINAGPYPVLDVLLGEIYPLELKVYCYLISTPLLLSTTFLSLLTLPYIASLMGYHGLFLLNTGIMFICLAYLYVRLPETKGKTLQEIEVYFKTNSFNVDQIMSPSEQINTLI, via the exons ATGTATCACAAG GCACTTGTGATCGGCACTTTGAATTGGATTTCTCTATCATGGGGGTACCTGCAGGGGCAAATGGCCGGCATGATTGGATCCTTGCAGAAAAACGAAGACGGAATAGGTCTTAGTGAGGGGCAGATAGCTTTGTTAG ggGCTTTCATGAACCTTTGCAGTATAGTTGGTTTGCTTTGTCTTTCTGTAATCAGTGAAAAACTTGGAAGAAGATGGTGTCTCATAATAGCTTCTTTACCACTGATTATAAATTGGATCGTGTTATTCTATGCCAAAACGTTTGAAGCCCTCATGTTATCAAGATTCCTTGGTGGCATAGCTTTTGGGTTGCTATGGTCTATGAGTGCAGCTGGGTCGTCAGAGTATGTATCATACAAGACAAGAGCACTGTCTCTCAACTTCGTACTAATGGTGGTTCCATCCTTTGGTATAGGATTAGGACATGTTCTTGGACTGCTTTTTCACTGGAGAACTACAGCATTAATAGGAATAGTTTTATCGTCTGTTCACGTTGTATTGCCGTACTTTTGGGTGGAAAGCCCGCATTGGTTGGCTTCAAAAGGCAGGTTCGAGGAGTGTGAGCAAGTTTTTAGAAAACTCCACGGAAACAAAAGTAGTAATGAACATGAGCTGCTATTGTTAATAAAACTAGAGACCAAAAAGCAAAAAGCAGCGAATGTAATGAATACAAATAACAGTTACAGGAAAGTGTTGCAGATgttgaagaaaaaatatttttggcatTTGATGATAATGACTGGGGCCATCTACGCGTACTATGCTGCAGCAGGGAAAGTGATATTCACCAATTTGGCAACTGTAATTTTGGAACAAATGACAGGCACATCTGATGTTCTGCTTTATACTTTAGTAGTGGACGGTTTTACTTTTGTAGGAACGTGTATTTCGTGCTTTTTAATTAAGAAGATGTCTATTCGCGCTTTGCTGTTCTCGTCAGGGTTGATATCTAACGGGATATTGATAGCTTTGAGTGCGtgtctatatttaaaaaataacgaaGTTTATTTTCAATGGATAAACGTGTTACTGCTCGCGATGTACTTCATTGTTATAAATGCTGGTCCATATCCCGTTCTGGATGTTTTATTAGGTGAAATTTATCCATTGGAACTGAAAGTGTACTGTTATTTAATATCAACACCATTATTGCTCAGTACGACTTTTCTAAGTTTACTAACCTTACCTTACATAGCCAGCCTTATGGGGTATCACGGGTTGTTTTTATTGAATACGGGCATTATGTTTATCTGTCTCGCTTACCTCTATGTGCGACTGCCGGAAACGAAAGGGAAGACGCTACAAGAGATCGAAGTATACTTTAAGACAAATAGTTTTAACGTCGATCAAATAATGAGTCCGAGTGAACAAATAAATACTCTTATCTAG
- the LOC138402632 gene encoding facilitated trehalose transporter Tret1-like, whose protein sequence is MQGQMAGMIGSLQKNEDGIGLSEGQIALLGAFVNLCTILGLFLLTVISEKLGRRWCLIIGSLPLITNWIVLFYAKTYEALMISRFLGGIAFGLLWCMSAAGSSEYVSYKTRALSLNFVLMVVPSFGIGLGHVLGLLFHWRTTALIGIVLSSVHVVLPYFWVESPHWLASKGRFEECEQVFRKLHGNKSGNEHELLLLIKLETKKQKAANEMNTNNIYRKVLQMLKKKYFWHLMIMSGVLYAYFAAAGKVIFTNLATVILEQMTGTSDILLYTLVVDGFTFVGTCISCFLIKEMSIRALLFSSGLISNGILIALSACLYFKNNEVYFQWINVLLLAMYFIVINAGPYPVLDVLLGEIYPLELKVYCYVISTPLLLSTTFLSLLSLPYIASVMGYHGLFLLNTGIMFICLAYLYVRLPETKGKTLQEIEVYFKTDSFNVDQIMSPSEQINTLI, encoded by the exons ATGCAGGGGCAAATGGCCGGCATGATTGGATCCTTGCAGAAAAACGAAGACGGAATAGGTCTTAGTGAGGGGCAGATAGCTTTGTTAG GGGCTTTCGTGAACCTCTGCACTATACTTGGTTTATTTCTTCTTACTGTTATCAGTGAAAAACTTGGAAGAAGATGGTGTCTCATAATAGGTTCTTTACCACTGATTACAAATTGGATAGTGCTATTCTATGCCAAAACGTACGAAGCCCTCATGATATCAAGATTCCTTGGTGGCATAGCTTTTGGGTTGCTATGGTGTATGAGTGCAGCCGGGTCGTCAGAGTATGTATCATACAAGACAAGAGCACTGTCTCTCAACTTCGTACTAATGGTGGTTCCATCCTTTGGTATAGGATTAGGACATGTTCTTGGACTGCTTTTTCACTGGAGAACTACAGCATTAATAGGAATAGTTTTATCGTCCGTTCACGTTGTATTGCCGTACTTTTGGGTGGAAAGCCCGCATTGGTTGGCTTCAAAAGGCAGGTTCGAGGAGTGCGAGCAAGTTTTTAGAAAACTACACGGAAACAAAAGTGGTAATGAACATGAGCTGCTATTGTTAATAAAACTAGAGACCAAAAAGCAGAAAGCGGCCAATGAAATGAATACAAATAACATTTACAGGAAAGTGTTGCAGAtgttaaagaaaaaatatttttggcatTTGATGATAATGTCTGGCGTCCTCTACGCGTACTTTGCTGCAGCAGGGAAAGTGATATTCACCAATTTGGCAACTGTAATTTTGGAACAAATGACAGGCACATCTGATATTCTGCTTTATACTTTAGTAGTGGACGGTTTTACTTTTGTAGGAACGTGTATTTCGTGCTTTTTAATTAAGGAGATGTCTATCCGCGCTTTGCTGTTCTCGTCAGGGTTGATATCCAACGGGATATTGATAGCTTTGAGTGCGTGTctatatttcaaaaataacgaAGTTTATTTTCAATGGATAAACGTGTTACTGCTCGCGATGTACTTCATTGTTATAAATGCTGGTCCATATCCCGTTCTGGATGTTTTATTAGGTGAAATTTATCCATTGGAACTGAAAGTGTACTGTTATGTGATATCAACACCATTATTGCTCAGTACGACTTTTCTCAGTTTACTATCCTTACCTTACATAGCCAGCGTTATGGGGTATCACGGGTTGTTTTTATTGAATACAGGCATTATGTTCATCTGTCTCGCTTACCTCTATGTGCGACTGCCGGAAACGAAAGGGAAGACGCTACAAGAGATCGAAGTATACTTTAAGACAGATAGTTTTAACGTCGATCAAATAATGAGTCCGAGTGAACAAATAAATACTCTTATctag